In Limanda limanda chromosome 3, fLimLim1.1, whole genome shotgun sequence, the sequence AAGAACTAATTGCTGACGTGTGGTTTTGAATCAGCAGCAGATGGACGAACGTGAGCAGAGCCAGGAGAAGAGTTTCCCTCTGCTCTGGTTTCATCGCTGCTGCGGGTTGGAAAAAAGAattctctctgtgctgcagttGTGTTCAGGACACGTCTGTTCATCAGAGCGTTTCCAGAGTCGCTGTTTGACGGCTTTATTACCTCGAGGTAAAGAACAGATatcaacacaacaaccagcGCACCTAATAAAGTTCAAACATCTAAATTCTTTTTACTTAACTTTGAATTATCTGCAAGTACAGATGTTTCCTGTAGATCAGCACAAATACAGCTGCTCATTCAAACATTAGCTTTGAAGCATTAGATAAAACTTTCATCAACTTTACACAAAGACTCTTTGAGATGAAAGTGTGATTTTTGTTGGTCGGAGAAAccacagcagaagaagagtttgaaacatttcatcacatccagagctgcttcctgtcagCACATGCTCTCACAGCTCTGACGTGGTTGTCGATCAGTGAAACCTTTGTTAAGCAAAATAAGAAATAGTTTCTTACAGCTTATCCAAACCAAACCAATTAAAATCTGTTGCAGGTGTTGACAGGGCTGCTTATTATCATCCTTCTACTGATGATCCCAGTCGAAGCTTTGGAAAAACTCCAGTAATAACATATGTTTATCTATGACAATGCTCTGAAAGACCCTGGGAGAATCTGGggctgtttatttattatctcaGGAAACAGGATGGATCTCAGATGTTAGATGAGTGAGGAGCAAGATAATTATCAACTCTGTTACGACGAGCCACAGAGTCGATGTGTTGACACCAAGCTGAACGATGTGTGCTCATATAGATcagctgtaaaaacacaaaggacacaaaggttttattataaatatgattGAAAGTCTCTCTGCTCCACAGTTACAACGTTTCTCTGGGATCATCTGTTCTGCTGCAGCCTGAAAACGACTTATATCTGAAGATCAGACATAAAAACCTGAACCTCATTCTTTGGTTCAGCCTGTTCTCCACATGACCGGAaaactacattacccacaatccccCTCACCAACATCTTATGCTCATCAACATGTCGTACTTTTTATAAAAGCTTGAGAAAATCACCAAAATAAAGCGGAATGAATTTCTGCTCGTTTCATCGGCTGCTGTTCAGTGAATATTAGGAATCAGTTCATGGAGGTAACCAGTAGGTGACACTATTCTCCAGTTCTCCTTTCATTTGACTCTTGACCCTGTGTTGACCTCGTATGACGAGTAAACCTTGACCCTGTGTTGTCTCCGCAGGCCAGTCCACCAACCAGGCCTACTGGGAGAAGCAGCACGGCCGGCTGCTGCAGGGTCTGAGTCCGGCGCTGCTCCAGGACTACGGCGAGGACTACGTGACCGAGACCAAGGACTTGTTCCAGAGCTACGCCAGCCACGCCAACCCCGACCTGACCCCGGTGGTCGACGCCATCGTCCAGGCGCTGCTGGCGCCGCAGCCCCGGGTGCGGTACTTCGCGGGACCCGGCGTGGGGCTCATGTACTTCATCCACAGCTACTGCCCCTCCAGCATCAGCACCCGCTTCCTCCAGAAACTGTTTGTGAAGAAGACGCTGATGCCGCGCACGCTGAGGAAGCAGGCGAGCTTCGACCTGAGCCTCAGcctccacaacaacaacaacaacaacaacaacgaggaggagaagctcaagtagCTGTGGTGGAAACGACCAGAGGACCAGTTCACACAGCTGGGACATGTTCATCTGTGTGCTGGTCCAACTGTTGATGGATCCTAGTGATGCACcaacattgtttattttagtttatgtAGTGTCTGGCCCTGTGGCGCCCCCGTGTGGACGGTACTGACACTGGCGAGTGGGCAGGGTCAGTGTAAGTCGATCAGAGAGTCATGTGCCTAcgtctcggggggggggcagccaggaCCTGACGCTACAGCAGCTCgttttcacacagaaacaaaccgACTCACGACTCTGTCCGAGAAGCTGAAGGAAGAAAACAATATCTCACACTtctattatttatgtatttgtttgttttcactttcagcTTCACGTTGATCATGTTATCGTCACTTCAGGTCACAGTCGTGCACCAGTAAACCCCAACACACTCCGCCCAGGTGGTCTTTAACAAGTTCAAATCCTGTTATCTCTATTagagttagcatgctaaccagcAATCTCCTCCCGTAATACCACTTTGTGCCTCAAGAGGCGACAGTGAGTCCCTTTAGCAGCTAATCGGCCTACGGGACCTTACTTTAACTTTAACGATACTTTCACtacttcacaacaacacaacaacacaacaacacaacaacacaacaacacaacaacacaacaacacaacaacacaacaacacaaacgtGTGCGTCGTCTTGAGGGCCCATGAGGAGCGTGGATGTGCGTTTAGCGTTAGCCGTGCAGGACCAAACCTCGACTCTACAACCTCGATAGTAACTCAGGATTACGTACAGATTAAAGTCGACCTCATGGCttcattattatgattatttatgATTGTTTATCGATGATTCAGATCAAACAGTGGATCATCGTTAGTTTGACGGATGATGAAACTCCTCCCGGCTGGCGAGAGACGGAAACAAGTGCTCTCAGTGAAACCAGCTGCTGTAGTGACTCGTCCACCAGCGCACTTCCTGCATCACAGGAAGTGCAGAGTCAatcctttcaaaacaaaagtacCCGGTAGCTttcacatgttttatacttACACAACCAAATTATACTCACgctaatcttttattttttactcgtctgtgaataaaaaaacaatcaaccaGTGATCACATGATCTGCTTCATCCAATCAGGTCTGAAATATTTTCCTATCGTactgtttaaatattttcatgtactgtggtttaaaataaaagacacGTTTCTACTGGTCATTAAATCTGATCACGATGTTATCGATGAGCAGTTTGAAAACATTGTTTGTAAATATTTCTAACCTCaagttttatattgttttatctgAAGTgtcacatgtaaaaaaaaaaaacatgacaaatttTTGCACCatcacaaataataataataatcacgaTAATTCTTAAGTCTTTTGTTTGTGAAATCCAGTTTCTTCTTCGGATTCAGGAAGTTTCATGTCTGtgattaaaagtctgatttgtttgttcatcaaCAAAATCCAAACTTCAACTGTCGTTGTTttcaaaaagttgttttcacatttcaggtgtgttatttgtttgtttgtttctggaACATTTGTCTCCTGTTCGGTGAGCGTGTCGTGTTTCTCACGTCTGTGAATTAAACATCgtctcactttttgttttcgACCGAAATATTTATGACGTCTTTTCACTCAAACTGTGAATTTTGTATGAAAacgtaaaaaacaaacaaaaaaaatatgtaagatgttttttctttgataGAAATAAACTCaacttttttcactttttggcgtctctgtggttgttgttgctggCGGAGGTCCCGGACCCCCAGGGACCCCCCAGGCTGTTCTGTCTGAATTATTATGATGATGTGTGTTCAATggaagggacacacacacacacatacacacacacacacacacacacacacacacacacacacacaaacacacacacacacacacacacacacacactgtatcctTAAATGACTTGGTCTGGAAAACTGATTTCTGTTTGTGCAACATCAgagactcctcctctctctctctctctctcactctctctctcacttcacctcctctctctctctctcactctctctctcacttcacctcctctctctctccctctttcgttccaccttctctctctctctctctctctctcacttcacctcctctctctcacttcacctcctctctctctcacttcacctcctctctctctctctctctctctctcacttcacctcctctctcacttcacctcctctctctctctctctctctcactcctcctcctctctctctctctctctctctctctctctctctctctctctctctctctctctctctctctctctcatttcacctcttctctctctctctccctctctcacgctctctctcacttcacctcctctctcgctctctctctctctctctcacttcacctcctctctctcactctctctctctctctctctccctctctcactctctcgctctctctcacttcacctcctctctctctctctctctctcacacttcacctcttctctctcacttcacctcctctctctctctctctctctctcacttcacctcctctctctctctctcgcactctctcacttcacctcctctctcacttcacctcctctctctctctctctctctctctcacttcacctcctctctctctcgctctctctctctctctctctctctctctctctctctctctctcttatctatctatcttaactGTTTATGACAATTACTTTTTGGTGTGTTcaattgtgttttgttgtgtgatattgtgtgtttgaatgtatgttttgtattgtaagttatgttgtgtgttgtatgtATTGTATTGTAAGTTATATtgcgtgttgtgtgttttgtattgtatgttttgtattgtaAGTTATGTTGTATGTTatgttttttgtattgtatgttgtgtcattgtgtgtttttcttcttctgcggTTCCATCTTGTTTACTCGCTGACTGAACTGCTGCCAGGGGCCTGAGGGTCGCTCGTCATCAtccaccacagaagaagagaccacgcgacctttgaccctgagcATGGCTCCATGTCTTCCCCAGTGAAACATCTGGAGACAACCAATCACACGCTGAGCTTCGGGTTGTGTGATTGTTCCAGAGCTTCAGGGTTCAGCTCCGGTCACAACTCACGTGATCACAAGAACACAGCTGGTCTGAagtggacctggtctgtggtGTATCTGGCCTGTGGTGGATCTGGATTGTGGTGGATCTGGTCTGTGGTGGATCTGGTCTGTGGTGGATCTGGTCTGTGGTGGATCTGGATTGTGGTGGATCTGGATTGTGGTGGATCTGGATTGTGATGGATCTGGATTGTGGTGGATCTGGTCTGTAGTGGATCTGGTCTGTGGGGGATCTGGCCTGTGGTGGATCTGGATTGTGGTGGATCTGGTCTTTGATGGATCTGGATTGATGTGGATCTGGTCTGTGGTGGATCTGGATTGTGGTGGATCTGGATTGTGGTGGATCTGGATTGTGGTGGATCTGGATTGTGATGGATCTGGATTCTGGTCGATCTGGTCTGTGGTGGATCTGGATTGTGGTGGATCTGGATTGTGATGGATCTGGATTGTGGTGGATCTGGTCTGTAGTGGATCTGGTCTGTGGTGGATCTGGTCTGTGGTAGATCTGGTCTGTGGTGGATCTGGTCTGGCGTGGACCTGGTCTGAGGTGGATCTGGTCTGTGGTGGATCTGGTCTGTGGTAGATCTGGTCTGT encodes:
- the LOC132998803 gene encoding uncharacterized protein LOC132998803, with amino-acid sequence MSSSSRLGTSRRRQQTRSTTDQIHHNPDPPQTRTTTDQIHHRPDPPQTRSTTIQIHHRPDPRQTRSTTDQIHHNPDPPQTRTTTDQIHHRPDPPQTRSTTIQIHHRPDPQQTRSTTDQIYHRPDPPQTRSTSDQVHARPDPPQTRSTTDQIHHRPDPLQTRSTTIQIHHNPDPPQSRSTTDQIDQNPDPSQSRSTTIQIHHNPDPPQSRSTTDQIHINPDPSKTRSTTIQIHHRPDPPQTRSTTDQIHHNPDPSQSRSTTIQIHHNPDPPQTRSTTDQIHHRPDPPQSRSTTGQIHHRPGPLQTSCVLVITHGAMLRVKGRVVSSSVVDDDERPSGPWQQFSQRVNKMEPQKKKNTQ